From Budorcas taxicolor isolate Tak-1 chromosome 19, Takin1.1, whole genome shotgun sequence, the proteins below share one genomic window:
- the DHRS7B gene encoding dehydrogenase/reductase SDR family member 7B isoform X3 → MVSAATRKSLLRARAMDFITSTAILPLLLGCVGLFSLFRLLQWLRMKAYIRNAVVVITGATSGLGRECARVFHAAGARLVLCGRNAEALEELSRELAASRAPEVQTHKPYTVAFDLADPGAIAGAASEILQCFGHVDVLINNAGISYRGAIVDTSPDVDKRVMETNYFGPVALTKALLPAMIRRRQGHVVAISSIQGKISLPFRSAYAASKHATQAFFDCLRAEVEQHDIEVTVISPGYIHTNLSLNAVTADGSKYGVMDETTAQGRSPVQVAQDILAALGKKKKDVVLADLMPSLAVYLRTLAPGLFFRLMASRARKERKSKHS, encoded by the exons ATGGTCTCCGCAGCAACCAG GAAGAGTCTGCTGCGGGCGCGGGCCATGGACTTCATCACCTCCACAGCCATTCTGCCTCTGCTCCTGGGCTGCGTGGGCCTCTTCAGCCTCTTCAGGCTGCTTCAGTGGCTGCGCATGAAGGCCTACATCCGGAACGCCGTGGTGGTCATCACTGGCGCCACGTCAGGCCTGGGCCGAG AGTGTGCCAGAGTTTTTCACGCTGCTGGTGCTAGGCTGGTGCTCTGTGGCCGGAATGCTGAGGCCCTGGAGGAGCTCAGCCGAGAACTTGCTGCTTCCCGGGCTCCGGAG GTGCAGACACACAAGCCTTACACGGTGGCCTTCGACCTTGCAGACCCTGGGGCCATAGCAGGGGCTGCCTCTGAGATCCTGCAGTGCTTTGGCCACGTGGACGTGCTCATCAATAATGCTGGGATCAGCTACCGAGGCGCCATTGTGGACACCAGCCCAGACGTGGACAAGAGGGTGATGGAGACAAACTACTTTGGTCCAGTAGCTCTGACAAAGG CGCTCCTGCCTGCCATGATCAGACGGCGCCAGGGCCATGTGGTTGCGATCAGCAGCATCCAGGGCAAGATCAGCCTGCCTTTCCGATCTGCGT ACGCGGCCTCCAAGCATGCAACCCAGGCCTTCTTTGACTGTCTGCGGGCTGAGGTGGAACAGCATGACATCGAGGTGACGGTCATCAGTCCCGGCTACATCCACACCAATCTCTCCCTTAATGCAGTCACAGCCGACGGGTCCAAGTATGGAG TGATGGATGAGACCACAGCCCAGGGCCGAAGTCCTGTGCAGGTGGCCCAAGACATCCTGGCTGCTCtggggaagaagaagaaggatgTGGTGCTGGCCGACCTGATGCCTTCCCTGGCTGTTTACCTTCGAACTCTGGCTCCTGGGCTCTTCTTCAGACTCATGGCCTCCCGGGCCAGGAAGGAGCGGAAGTCCAAGCACAGCTAG
- the DHRS7B gene encoding dehydrogenase/reductase SDR family member 7B isoform X1 — protein MDPLHLVPYLPRPEWSPGPEDPGWRAMLCQGLKEHQMCPRRCVASLVFRKSLLRARAMDFITSTAILPLLLGCVGLFSLFRLLQWLRMKAYIRNAVVVITGATSGLGRECARVFHAAGARLVLCGRNAEALEELSRELAASRAPEVQTHKPYTVAFDLADPGAIAGAASEILQCFGHVDVLINNAGISYRGAIVDTSPDVDKRVMETNYFGPVALTKALLPAMIRRRQGHVVAISSIQGKISLPFRSAYAASKHATQAFFDCLRAEVEQHDIEVTVISPGYIHTNLSLNAVTADGSKYGVMDETTAQGRSPVQVAQDILAALGKKKKDVVLADLMPSLAVYLRTLAPGLFFRLMASRARKERKSKHS, from the exons ATGGATCCCCTTCACCTGGTGCCGTATTTGCCTCGGCCAGAGTGGTCCCCAGGGCCGGAAGACCCAGGCTGGCGAGCGATGTTGTGTCAGGGGCTCAAGGAACACCAGATGTGTCCAAGACGgtgtgtggcttctcttgtctttAG GAAGAGTCTGCTGCGGGCGCGGGCCATGGACTTCATCACCTCCACAGCCATTCTGCCTCTGCTCCTGGGCTGCGTGGGCCTCTTCAGCCTCTTCAGGCTGCTTCAGTGGCTGCGCATGAAGGCCTACATCCGGAACGCCGTGGTGGTCATCACTGGCGCCACGTCAGGCCTGGGCCGAG AGTGTGCCAGAGTTTTTCACGCTGCTGGTGCTAGGCTGGTGCTCTGTGGCCGGAATGCTGAGGCCCTGGAGGAGCTCAGCCGAGAACTTGCTGCTTCCCGGGCTCCGGAG GTGCAGACACACAAGCCTTACACGGTGGCCTTCGACCTTGCAGACCCTGGGGCCATAGCAGGGGCTGCCTCTGAGATCCTGCAGTGCTTTGGCCACGTGGACGTGCTCATCAATAATGCTGGGATCAGCTACCGAGGCGCCATTGTGGACACCAGCCCAGACGTGGACAAGAGGGTGATGGAGACAAACTACTTTGGTCCAGTAGCTCTGACAAAGG CGCTCCTGCCTGCCATGATCAGACGGCGCCAGGGCCATGTGGTTGCGATCAGCAGCATCCAGGGCAAGATCAGCCTGCCTTTCCGATCTGCGT ACGCGGCCTCCAAGCATGCAACCCAGGCCTTCTTTGACTGTCTGCGGGCTGAGGTGGAACAGCATGACATCGAGGTGACGGTCATCAGTCCCGGCTACATCCACACCAATCTCTCCCTTAATGCAGTCACAGCCGACGGGTCCAAGTATGGAG TGATGGATGAGACCACAGCCCAGGGCCGAAGTCCTGTGCAGGTGGCCCAAGACATCCTGGCTGCTCtggggaagaagaagaaggatgTGGTGCTGGCCGACCTGATGCCTTCCCTGGCTGTTTACCTTCGAACTCTGGCTCCTGGGCTCTTCTTCAGACTCATGGCCTCCCGGGCCAGGAAGGAGCGGAAGTCCAAGCACAGCTAG
- the DHRS7B gene encoding dehydrogenase/reductase SDR family member 7B isoform X2, producing MDPLHLVPYLPRPEWSPGPEDPGWRAMLCQGLKEHQMCPRRKSLLRARAMDFITSTAILPLLLGCVGLFSLFRLLQWLRMKAYIRNAVVVITGATSGLGRECARVFHAAGARLVLCGRNAEALEELSRELAASRAPEVQTHKPYTVAFDLADPGAIAGAASEILQCFGHVDVLINNAGISYRGAIVDTSPDVDKRVMETNYFGPVALTKALLPAMIRRRQGHVVAISSIQGKISLPFRSAYAASKHATQAFFDCLRAEVEQHDIEVTVISPGYIHTNLSLNAVTADGSKYGVMDETTAQGRSPVQVAQDILAALGKKKKDVVLADLMPSLAVYLRTLAPGLFFRLMASRARKERKSKHS from the exons ATGGATCCCCTTCACCTGGTGCCGTATTTGCCTCGGCCAGAGTGGTCCCCAGGGCCGGAAGACCCAGGCTGGCGAGCGATGTTGTGTCAGGGGCTCAAGGAACACCAGATGTGTCCAAGACG GAAGAGTCTGCTGCGGGCGCGGGCCATGGACTTCATCACCTCCACAGCCATTCTGCCTCTGCTCCTGGGCTGCGTGGGCCTCTTCAGCCTCTTCAGGCTGCTTCAGTGGCTGCGCATGAAGGCCTACATCCGGAACGCCGTGGTGGTCATCACTGGCGCCACGTCAGGCCTGGGCCGAG AGTGTGCCAGAGTTTTTCACGCTGCTGGTGCTAGGCTGGTGCTCTGTGGCCGGAATGCTGAGGCCCTGGAGGAGCTCAGCCGAGAACTTGCTGCTTCCCGGGCTCCGGAG GTGCAGACACACAAGCCTTACACGGTGGCCTTCGACCTTGCAGACCCTGGGGCCATAGCAGGGGCTGCCTCTGAGATCCTGCAGTGCTTTGGCCACGTGGACGTGCTCATCAATAATGCTGGGATCAGCTACCGAGGCGCCATTGTGGACACCAGCCCAGACGTGGACAAGAGGGTGATGGAGACAAACTACTTTGGTCCAGTAGCTCTGACAAAGG CGCTCCTGCCTGCCATGATCAGACGGCGCCAGGGCCATGTGGTTGCGATCAGCAGCATCCAGGGCAAGATCAGCCTGCCTTTCCGATCTGCGT ACGCGGCCTCCAAGCATGCAACCCAGGCCTTCTTTGACTGTCTGCGGGCTGAGGTGGAACAGCATGACATCGAGGTGACGGTCATCAGTCCCGGCTACATCCACACCAATCTCTCCCTTAATGCAGTCACAGCCGACGGGTCCAAGTATGGAG TGATGGATGAGACCACAGCCCAGGGCCGAAGTCCTGTGCAGGTGGCCCAAGACATCCTGGCTGCTCtggggaagaagaagaaggatgTGGTGCTGGCCGACCTGATGCCTTCCCTGGCTGTTTACCTTCGAACTCTGGCTCCTGGGCTCTTCTTCAGACTCATGGCCTCCCGGGCCAGGAAGGAGCGGAAGTCCAAGCACAGCTAG
- the DHRS7B gene encoding dehydrogenase/reductase SDR family member 7B isoform X4, with amino-acid sequence MDFITSTAILPLLLGCVGLFSLFRLLQWLRMKAYIRNAVVVITGATSGLGRECARVFHAAGARLVLCGRNAEALEELSRELAASRAPEVQTHKPYTVAFDLADPGAIAGAASEILQCFGHVDVLINNAGISYRGAIVDTSPDVDKRVMETNYFGPVALTKALLPAMIRRRQGHVVAISSIQGKISLPFRSAYAASKHATQAFFDCLRAEVEQHDIEVTVISPGYIHTNLSLNAVTADGSKYGVMDETTAQGRSPVQVAQDILAALGKKKKDVVLADLMPSLAVYLRTLAPGLFFRLMASRARKERKSKHS; translated from the exons ATGGACTTCATCACCTCCACAGCCATTCTGCCTCTGCTCCTGGGCTGCGTGGGCCTCTTCAGCCTCTTCAGGCTGCTTCAGTGGCTGCGCATGAAGGCCTACATCCGGAACGCCGTGGTGGTCATCACTGGCGCCACGTCAGGCCTGGGCCGAG AGTGTGCCAGAGTTTTTCACGCTGCTGGTGCTAGGCTGGTGCTCTGTGGCCGGAATGCTGAGGCCCTGGAGGAGCTCAGCCGAGAACTTGCTGCTTCCCGGGCTCCGGAG GTGCAGACACACAAGCCTTACACGGTGGCCTTCGACCTTGCAGACCCTGGGGCCATAGCAGGGGCTGCCTCTGAGATCCTGCAGTGCTTTGGCCACGTGGACGTGCTCATCAATAATGCTGGGATCAGCTACCGAGGCGCCATTGTGGACACCAGCCCAGACGTGGACAAGAGGGTGATGGAGACAAACTACTTTGGTCCAGTAGCTCTGACAAAGG CGCTCCTGCCTGCCATGATCAGACGGCGCCAGGGCCATGTGGTTGCGATCAGCAGCATCCAGGGCAAGATCAGCCTGCCTTTCCGATCTGCGT ACGCGGCCTCCAAGCATGCAACCCAGGCCTTCTTTGACTGTCTGCGGGCTGAGGTGGAACAGCATGACATCGAGGTGACGGTCATCAGTCCCGGCTACATCCACACCAATCTCTCCCTTAATGCAGTCACAGCCGACGGGTCCAAGTATGGAG TGATGGATGAGACCACAGCCCAGGGCCGAAGTCCTGTGCAGGTGGCCCAAGACATCCTGGCTGCTCtggggaagaagaagaaggatgTGGTGCTGGCCGACCTGATGCCTTCCCTGGCTGTTTACCTTCGAACTCTGGCTCCTGGGCTCTTCTTCAGACTCATGGCCTCCCGGGCCAGGAAGGAGCGGAAGTCCAAGCACAGCTAG